The genomic region TGCTACTTCGTTAATCATCGGCGACGAGACAAGAAAGGAAAAGGTAACCCCAAGAGGCACTCCTGCGCGCACAAACCCAATAAAAAGCGGCACCGCGCTGCATGAACAAAAGGGTGTGATTATCCCTAATAAAGCGGCAAGAATATTTCCCAGGAGTTTTTTCTTACGGGAGAGTATTTGCCTGACCTTCTCCGGAGGCATGAAAGACCTGGTTATGGAAATGACAAATATGATGACAATCAAAAGAAGGAATATCTTGATTACATCATAAATAAAGAAACTTACCGCTTCCCCCAACAATGAAGCGGGAGCAATAGAAAATATTTTGTAAGTTACCCAACCAGCGAATATCTTTAACACTAAACTCTCCCTAATTAACCTAACTCAAGCAAATCAAATACAATATCCTGCAGATCGGCGATACCTGCGCCTGTTTTTGCGCTGGCCCAGATAACAGCTTCCGGCACTACCAGCAGGTCTAAAGCCAAGGCCTGGCGCTGGTCATCATTTTTATCCGGCGCAACCCGGTCAGTTTTATTCGCAACTACCATATAGGGCAAATCCATTTCGTTTAACCACTCAATCATCTGGCGGTCAAGTTTTGTAACCCCTACGTATGCATCTACCAGCACAAAAATTGCTTTAAGCGCCGGTCGCCCGGAAAGATAGTGCTGAAGCATACTGTGCCAGTTGTCTTTTTCATCCTTAGAAACAGCCGCAAACCCATAACCCGGCAAGTCGATAATCCATTTGCCAGGTTTTACTGAGAATACATTTATTGAGCGTGTTCTTCCTGGCGTTTTTGAAACATTAGCAAGCGAGCGCTGGTTGCAAAGCGCATTTAAAAGCGAGCTCTTGCCTACATTGGACCTGCCTACAAAAGCAACTTCTGCCTGTGATTCACCAAGTTTCTGCTGCGCATTAACGCTCATAACAAATTTTGCCGCATTAAAAATATCATTTTTTTTCATACACCCACCCGCTTTTCTCTTATGGCTGTTTAACTTCAAATTGTTTATTTTTGAGATATAATTCCATCAGTCCTGCTATCAGGATAAATACCGGCAGTGTAAACAGGGTCCTTAGCAGGGAAAATTTTAACCCTAAAAATCCTATTTCAAAAGTAAGCATCGGTATTTTAATAGTTGAAAATGCGCCAATATAAATGAAAATGTTTTTTATACTGCACCCTTTCTTCCATAATAAATTCGGCCTGTCTGCAATCAGTGATAAAATCAAGACAATTAAAGTTGAAATTAAAAGTATTTTTATTTTATTTATTCT from Elusimicrobiota bacterium harbors:
- the yihA gene encoding ribosome biogenesis GTP-binding protein YihA/YsxC is translated as MKKNDIFNAAKFVMSVNAQQKLGESQAEVAFVGRSNVGKSSLLNALCNQRSLANVSKTPGRTRSINVFSVKPGKWIIDLPGYGFAAVSKDEKDNWHSMLQHYLSGRPALKAIFVLVDAYVGVTKLDRQMIEWLNEMDLPYMVVANKTDRVAPDKNDDQRQALALDLLVVPEAVIWASAKTGAGIADLQDIVFDLLELG